A genomic stretch from Candidatus Nitrososphaera gargensis Ga9.2 includes:
- a CDS encoding DNA-directed RNA polymerase subunit B, whose protein sequence is MIENSIEMWPIINDILRREGVARQHLNSYNEFMERGLQSIIDEVGEIEIETAEYPYKIKLGKIKLQQPRIMELDGSITHVAPMEARLRNLTYASPVMLECSVVEDGKILESRFIHIGDMPVMVKSNTCILHNLPESKLIEFGEDPRDPGGYFIINGSERVIVGLEDLSYNKIIVDAEEATGTLLYKAKVYSSIVGYRAKLELVMRPDGSIVTKIPGSPVDIPLITLIRALGLESDKDIADSVSLNETIQDELEPSFEKAGDVNTSRDAIVYISKRIAPGMLEEFQIKRAETLLDWGLLPHIGKNPDNRHEKALFLGEAASKLIELKLGWIDADDKDHYGNKVIKFAGQMLADLFRTAFRNLIRDMKYQLERSGQKRGINAVAAAVRPGIVSDKLNNAIATGNWGRGRVGVTQLLDRTNYMSTISHLRRIQSPLSRSQPNFEARDLHATHFGRICPAETPEGSNCGLVKNLALSAIISVNVQSAEVTEKLYELGVQNVEDAREDLRESGTRVFVDGRLIGYVEKGEHLSDTLRSMRRSGKIHPHVGIYLYSSQNENATKRLYISCNAGRVLRPLVVLRDGKPLVTNEVIEKVSKKFLSWNDLLYMGVIELVDANEEENCYVAIDPKKLEPKHTHLEIFPSAILGVGASIIPYPEHNQSPRNTYESAMAKQSLGFSTPLMNASTYVRQHFMLYPQTPVVSTKAINLLGLEDRPTGQNAVVAVLPFEGYNIEDAVVFNKSSVDRGLGRTFFYRIYEAEAKQYPGGMKDNFELPQPDANIRGYRGEKAYRLLEQDGAIMHEAVVNGGDILIGRTSPPRFMEEYKEFEVKGPYRRDTSVGVRPSENGVVDTVIVTQSVEGGKMYKIRVRDMRIPEIGDKFASRHGQKGVVGMLVNQEDVPYTEDGVVPDIMINPHAFPSRMTVGQFMESLGGKAASLRGRIVDGSAFLGEKGDDIKTAMEQYGFKYTGKETMYDGRTGRKFPADVYIGVVYYQKLHHMVADKIHSRARGQVQMLTKQPTEGRARGGGLRFGEMERDCLIAYGASMMLKDRLLEESDKAEVNVCERCGLLAYYDVKQRRYICRVCGEKAKISSVVIAYAFKLLLQEMMSLNVAPRLLVKEKV, encoded by the coding sequence ATGATAGAGAATTCTATTGAGATGTGGCCTATTATCAACGACATTTTGCGAAGGGAAGGCGTTGCAAGGCAGCACCTGAATTCTTATAACGAATTCATGGAGCGCGGACTCCAGAGCATCATCGACGAAGTTGGCGAGATCGAAATCGAGACCGCAGAATACCCGTACAAGATCAAGCTGGGCAAGATAAAGCTCCAACAGCCAAGGATCATGGAGCTTGACGGCTCTATCACACATGTTGCCCCGATGGAGGCACGCCTTCGCAACCTAACCTATGCGTCGCCGGTCATGCTTGAATGCAGCGTGGTCGAGGACGGCAAGATACTGGAATCGCGCTTTATCCACATCGGCGACATGCCTGTAATGGTCAAGTCCAACACGTGCATCCTGCACAACCTGCCTGAGAGCAAGCTGATCGAGTTTGGCGAAGACCCACGCGACCCCGGCGGATATTTCATTATCAACGGTTCTGAGCGCGTCATCGTAGGCTTGGAAGATCTTTCGTACAACAAGATAATCGTTGACGCCGAAGAGGCAACCGGCACCCTGCTATACAAGGCCAAGGTGTACTCTTCAATAGTCGGCTACAGGGCGAAACTTGAACTAGTGATGCGCCCAGACGGCTCCATAGTGACCAAGATCCCCGGCTCGCCTGTAGACATACCTCTTATCACGCTAATCCGGGCGCTTGGCCTAGAGTCGGACAAGGACATCGCAGACTCGGTCTCGCTAAACGAGACCATCCAAGACGAGCTAGAGCCCTCATTTGAAAAGGCCGGCGACGTGAACACGAGCAGGGACGCCATCGTGTATATCAGCAAGAGAATTGCGCCCGGCATGTTGGAGGAGTTCCAGATAAAGAGGGCCGAAACGCTGCTTGACTGGGGCCTCCTGCCGCACATTGGCAAGAACCCAGACAACAGGCATGAAAAGGCGCTGTTCTTAGGCGAAGCGGCAAGCAAGCTCATTGAGCTCAAGCTGGGCTGGATAGACGCTGACGATAAGGACCACTATGGCAACAAGGTGATCAAGTTCGCCGGCCAGATGCTTGCAGACCTGTTCAGGACAGCTTTTCGCAATTTGATACGTGACATGAAGTACCAGCTAGAGCGCTCGGGCCAAAAGCGCGGCATCAACGCAGTCGCAGCCGCAGTCAGGCCCGGCATCGTCTCTGACAAGCTGAACAACGCCATTGCAACGGGCAACTGGGGCAGGGGCAGGGTCGGAGTCACGCAATTGCTTGACAGGACCAACTACATGTCCACCATTTCGCACCTGCGCAGGATCCAGTCGCCGCTCAGCAGAAGCCAGCCCAACTTTGAGGCAAGGGATCTGCACGCTACACACTTTGGCAGGATCTGCCCCGCAGAGACCCCTGAAGGCTCTAACTGTGGACTCGTCAAGAACCTTGCGCTATCTGCAATAATCTCGGTAAACGTCCAGAGCGCCGAGGTAACAGAAAAGCTGTACGAGCTTGGCGTCCAGAACGTCGAGGATGCCCGCGAGGACCTGAGGGAGTCAGGCACAAGGGTGTTTGTTGACGGCAGGCTGATAGGCTACGTCGAAAAGGGAGAGCACCTCTCTGACACGCTGAGATCGATGAGAAGGTCAGGCAAGATCCACCCGCACGTCGGGATTTACCTTTACAGCTCGCAGAACGAGAACGCTACAAAGCGCCTCTACATCAGCTGCAACGCCGGCAGGGTGCTGCGGCCACTCGTTGTGCTCAGGGATGGCAAGCCTCTTGTAACTAATGAAGTCATTGAAAAAGTGTCGAAAAAGTTCCTTTCATGGAACGACCTGCTCTACATGGGAGTAATCGAGCTGGTAGATGCTAACGAGGAGGAGAACTGCTATGTAGCCATTGATCCGAAAAAGCTGGAGCCAAAGCATACACACTTGGAGATATTCCCATCTGCGATTCTGGGTGTGGGCGCTTCAATAATCCCGTACCCCGAGCACAACCAGTCGCCAAGAAACACCTATGAAAGTGCAATGGCAAAGCAGAGCCTCGGCTTCTCGACTCCGCTCATGAACGCAAGCACCTATGTCAGGCAGCACTTTATGCTGTACCCGCAGACGCCAGTGGTCAGCACAAAGGCGATAAACCTGCTTGGGCTTGAAGACCGCCCGACGGGCCAGAACGCGGTCGTTGCGGTGCTCCCATTTGAAGGCTACAACATTGAGGACGCAGTAGTGTTCAATAAGTCGTCAGTCGACAGGGGGCTTGGCAGGACGTTCTTTTACAGGATCTATGAAGCTGAAGCCAAGCAGTACCCCGGCGGCATGAAGGACAACTTTGAGCTGCCGCAGCCAGATGCCAACATCCGCGGCTACAGGGGAGAAAAAGCATACCGCCTGCTAGAGCAGGACGGCGCGATAATGCACGAAGCCGTGGTCAACGGAGGCGACATTTTGATCGGCAGGACGTCGCCGCCAAGGTTCATGGAAGAGTACAAAGAGTTCGAGGTCAAGGGCCCGTACAGGCGCGACACTTCAGTCGGCGTCAGGCCATCAGAAAACGGCGTCGTTGATACGGTGATAGTCACGCAGTCGGTCGAAGGCGGCAAGATGTACAAGATCCGCGTCAGGGACATGAGGATCCCGGAGATAGGCGACAAGTTTGCCTCAAGACACGGCCAGAAAGGCGTTGTCGGCATGCTGGTCAACCAGGAAGACGTGCCGTACACCGAGGATGGCGTAGTGCCTGATATTATGATCAACCCACATGCGTTCCCATCAAGGATGACCGTCGGCCAGTTCATGGAGTCGCTTGGCGGCAAGGCCGCTTCGCTCCGGGGCAGGATCGTCGACGGCTCGGCGTTCCTTGGGGAAAAGGGCGACGACATCAAGACCGCCATGGAGCAGTACGGATTCAAGTACACCGGCAAGGAAACGATGTACGACGGCAGGACGGGCAGAAAGTTCCCAGCAGACGTCTACATCGGCGTGGTATACTATCAAAAGCTGCACCACATGGTTGCCGACAAGATCCACAGCCGCGCAAGGGGCCAGGTCCAGATGCTCACAAAGCAGCCCACAGAGGGCAGGGCGCGTGGCGGAGGTCTGAGGTTTGGAGAGATGGAGCGCGACTGCCTTATCGCCTACGGCGCATCAATGATGCTAAAGGACAGGCTCTTGGAGGAGTCCGACAAGGCTGAAGTGAACGTCTGCGAGCGCTGCGGCCTGCTTGCATACTATGACGTCAAGCAGCGCCGTTACATCTGCCGCGTCTGCGGAGAAAAGGCCAAGATATCGTCAGTTGTGATCGCATACGCGTTCAAGCTCCTGCTGCAGGAGATGATGAGCCTGAACGTCGCTCCGAGGCTCCTTGTGAAGGAGAAAGTCTAA
- a CDS encoding ribosomal L7Ae/L30e/S12e/Gadd45 family protein: MKVLEKVIRDAVAADKYKSGVKEVLQSVKGTKLIIVSKSIDSADRAKLEEQAKAANVAVYEYHGTSVQLGKLCNKPFRITAIAIKSGTAAEIEAIMAEKEAAAAK; encoded by the coding sequence ATGAAAGTGCTGGAAAAAGTGATTAGGGACGCAGTAGCCGCCGACAAGTACAAGAGCGGCGTCAAGGAAGTCTTGCAGTCAGTCAAGGGGACGAAACTGATAATCGTCAGCAAATCGATCGACTCGGCCGACAGGGCCAAGCTTGAAGAGCAGGCCAAGGCAGCAAACGTCGCAGTCTACGAATATCATGGCACTTCTGTGCAGCTGGGCAAGCTCTGCAACAAGCCCTTTCGGATAACCGCGATAGCGATCAAGAGCGGCACGGCGGCCGAGATCGAAGCCATAATGGCAGAAAAAGAGGCGGCAGCTGCCAAGTAA
- a CDS encoding pyridoxal-phosphate dependent enzyme, which yields MQELNNNNNSSSADRSLLEDFEREIWSKVPHLEDKSGKVVNATPLKDITADLKECAKSVFGIDLADKNLRVFGKFDSKLLAGSIKSRPAVNILRDAIATGKIKRGQTIFEATSGNFGIALGLIGKRIGLNVVTLVSRKLQEGVFEELRNEDIRIVNLDMDICPAPGMKGDANLMAAKATAWNVRAQLSELGFDPAIFDRSRSEIEAVLAKQDIINLAKLLAKVYDGCFCPEQYDNELNIEVHRTVTGPEIEQQLHEQGHSLADFRIVCTFGTGGTSGGLSRYMMEKHGKKAVHVIFPPADQDVAGIRTKAKASGLKFYEPDQYAGQHEVDFGGQAKRLLKFFVDKGYDMGESSALALYAAMQMANFGGEGRFVVIIADGIQKYRKNLEAMQQQQKQKRLEVPLQEAVSNIGNYDRVVWIHTMYTPRKEGIELIAKTLGIDESKIYVPKASEVEQLLMTQQIPKEMEKSLGGPDSKPLLVCMMGNTSLRVAQVLGQKGIGAESLTGGINTLSQGKGKHISELVRMATE from the coding sequence TTGCAGGAGCTGAATAATAATAACAACAGCAGTAGCGCTGACAGGTCTTTGCTTGAGGATTTTGAGCGTGAGATCTGGAGCAAGGTTCCCCATTTGGAGGACAAGTCTGGCAAGGTCGTCAATGCAACGCCTTTGAAAGATATTACCGCGGACCTTAAAGAATGTGCAAAAAGCGTCTTTGGCATAGATCTGGCAGACAAGAACCTGCGAGTCTTTGGCAAGTTTGATTCAAAGCTTCTTGCAGGCTCGATCAAGTCTAGGCCGGCGGTAAACATATTGCGTGACGCTATTGCCACAGGCAAGATCAAGCGAGGGCAAACGATATTTGAGGCGACTTCGGGCAACTTTGGGATCGCGCTGGGACTGATCGGCAAAAGGATTGGGCTGAACGTTGTTACCCTTGTGTCTAGAAAGCTTCAGGAAGGGGTATTCGAGGAGTTGAGAAATGAGGATATTCGCATCGTCAACCTTGACATGGATATCTGCCCTGCTCCCGGAATGAAGGGGGATGCCAATCTCATGGCTGCAAAAGCAACTGCTTGGAATGTTCGCGCCCAGCTCTCTGAACTGGGGTTCGATCCTGCTATTTTCGACAGGTCACGCTCGGAGATAGAAGCAGTTCTGGCAAAGCAGGACATCATAAACCTGGCAAAGCTTTTGGCAAAAGTGTATGACGGCTGCTTTTGCCCAGAGCAATACGATAATGAGCTGAACATAGAGGTGCACAGGACAGTTACTGGCCCAGAGATTGAGCAGCAACTACACGAGCAGGGTCATTCGCTAGCAGATTTTAGGATCGTCTGCACCTTTGGCACCGGCGGCACATCGGGCGGCCTGAGCAGGTACATGATGGAGAAGCACGGCAAGAAGGCGGTGCACGTGATATTCCCGCCAGCCGATCAGGATGTCGCAGGGATAAGGACAAAAGCAAAGGCGTCGGGCTTGAAATTCTATGAGCCTGACCAGTACGCCGGGCAGCACGAAGTAGACTTTGGGGGACAGGCAAAACGCTTGCTCAAGTTCTTTGTGGACAAGGGGTACGACATGGGTGAAAGCAGCGCCCTTGCGCTCTATGCAGCAATGCAGATGGCGAACTTTGGCGGCGAAGGCAGGTTTGTCGTGATAATTGCAGACGGAATCCAAAAGTATAGGAAGAACCTTGAAGCCATGCAACAGCAGCAGAAACAAAAGCGCCTAGAGGTCCCCTTGCAGGAAGCCGTTTCAAACATTGGGAATTACGACAGAGTTGTCTGGATACACACGATGTATACGCCGCGCAAAGAAGGGATAGAGCTGATCGCAAAGACGCTGGGCATCGACGAAAGCAAGATCTATGTCCCAAAGGCCAGTGAGGTAGAGCAACTCTTGATGACACAACAGATTCCAAAGGAGATGGAGAAATCACTGGGAGGCCCAGACTCAAAGCCGTTGCTTGTCTGCATGATGGGAAATACTTCGCTCAGGGTTGCTCAGGTGCTTGGTCAGAAAGGCATTGGTGCTGAAAGTCTGACTGGGGGCATAAATACACTCTCCCAAGGAAAGGGCAAACACATCTCTGAACTTGTGCGAATGGCTACCGAATAA
- a CDS encoding NIFsuperfamily domain-containing protein produces the protein MAVDTEKIMQVGLDLAGWKKMPADSAVHVKGRNINKVLIAIDVGAAELMLARQLGCDAVIAHHPIGVASVNFYKVFDRHVDFMMEHGVPTKTAKEAVAKLKERVETRNHADIYSEVVGAAKALGMPLVNIHQPCDEYMRQVILKAIKSGRTEYVSDIVRSIGKIPEFSNAATKVQVRLGSEKNRAGHWALVVAAGTNGGYHIAKAYMQHGVSTVIYLHVDYGDLMKMREDKLDGNLVVMGHLAGDSIGLNGLADQLEGLGVETVRVGILPGR, from the coding sequence ATGGCCGTCGACACTGAAAAGATAATGCAAGTTGGGCTTGATCTTGCCGGCTGGAAAAAGATGCCGGCGGACAGCGCCGTGCACGTGAAGGGCAGGAACATCAACAAGGTCCTGATAGCAATCGATGTCGGGGCGGCAGAGCTGATGCTTGCGAGGCAGCTTGGGTGCGACGCTGTCATTGCTCATCACCCAATAGGGGTAGCCTCTGTCAACTTTTACAAGGTATTTGACAGGCACGTCGACTTTATGATGGAGCACGGCGTTCCCACTAAGACCGCAAAAGAGGCGGTCGCAAAGCTCAAGGAGCGGGTCGAGACGCGTAACCACGCCGACATTTACAGCGAAGTCGTAGGAGCGGCAAAGGCGCTTGGAATGCCGCTTGTCAACATTCACCAGCCGTGCGACGAATACATGCGGCAGGTCATACTGAAAGCGATCAAGTCCGGCAGGACAGAATACGTGTCAGATATTGTCCGGTCTATAGGCAAGATACCTGAATTCAGCAATGCGGCGACCAAGGTGCAGGTAAGGCTTGGCAGCGAAAAGAACAGGGCCGGCCACTGGGCGCTGGTAGTGGCTGCAGGCACCAACGGCGGCTACCACATCGCCAAGGCGTACATGCAACACGGCGTTTCTACTGTCATTTACCTGCACGTCGACTATGGCGACCTGATGAAGATGAGGGAGGACAAGCTTGACGGCAACCTGGTCGTCATGGGGCACCTTGCGGGCGACTCGATAGGGCTCAACGGCCTTGCAGACCAGCTCGAAGGCTTGGGCGTCGAAACCGTCCGAGTAGGCATCCTTCCGGGTAGATGA
- a CDS encoding PEFG-CTERM sorting domain-containing protein, whose protein sequence is MASVASVGVVGAAYAQTLTIETDKDSYASGDEITISGQLTAPTINQPILIRVFDPDGNFVRSEILDAAADGSYSYTFTSGGPLMAKSGTYRVQATYAGTVNQETTFEFQATEETWRTFNIRVGGQTFPVQYRITGGSVQNMVPDEATATLTVTISSTSDGNLQIRLPRNVIDSRDGADGRSGSDLDFAVFIDDENVTPEQTEATVDRRTLSIDFANGTETIEIVGTWAVPEFGAIAAIVLAVAIVGIIVATARYGKFNFAPRL, encoded by the coding sequence ATGGCATCCGTTGCATCTGTCGGAGTGGTAGGTGCCGCGTATGCACAAACGCTGACAATAGAGACAGACAAGGACAGCTACGCCTCTGGTGATGAGATCACGATTAGTGGCCAGCTGACCGCGCCGACGATAAACCAGCCAATCCTGATACGAGTGTTCGATCCGGATGGTAACTTTGTAAGAAGTGAGATACTCGATGCTGCAGCAGACGGATCATACAGCTATACATTTACGTCAGGAGGTCCGCTGATGGCAAAGAGTGGAACCTACAGAGTACAGGCTACCTATGCAGGCACTGTAAACCAGGAAACAACATTCGAATTCCAAGCTACTGAAGAAACCTGGAGGACATTCAATATCAGAGTTGGCGGCCAGACATTCCCAGTACAGTACAGAATTACAGGCGGATCGGTTCAGAACATGGTACCAGACGAAGCAACTGCGACACTGACAGTTACAATCAGCTCAACATCCGACGGAAACCTGCAGATCAGACTTCCAAGGAACGTGATTGACTCCAGGGATGGAGCTGACGGCAGATCAGGATCTGACTTGGACTTTGCAGTGTTCATTGATGACGAGAATGTTACGCCTGAGCAAACAGAGGCAACAGTTGACAGAAGGACACTGTCGATCGACTTTGCAAACGGCACTGAAACAATCGAAATCGTAGGCACATGGGCAGTTCCAGAGTTTGGTGCAATAGCTGCAATTGTACTGGCGGTAGCAATCGTTGGAATCATTGTAGCAACTGCAAGGTACGGCAAGTTCAACTTCGCTCCAAGGCTGTAA
- a CDS encoding DNA-directed RNA polymerase subunit H produces MSEKKVVKITNHAYQPKHEILPKKEAEEILKKYNAKPSQLPYIMISDKALEDLDVRPGDIIKITRKSPTAGESVYYRYVVEG; encoded by the coding sequence TTGTCTGAAAAGAAGGTCGTCAAGATAACGAACCACGCTTACCAACCAAAGCATGAAATTCTGCCGAAAAAGGAAGCAGAGGAAATTCTGAAAAAGTACAACGCCAAACCAAGCCAGCTGCCGTACATCATGATAAGCGACAAGGCCCTTGAAGATCTTGACGTCCGGCCCGGCGACATTATCAAGATCACGAGAAAGAGCCCGACTGCGGGTGAAAGTGTATATTACCGATACGTCGTAGAGGGTTGA
- a CDS encoding DNA-directed RNA polymerase subunit A', which yields MMEESAKILGGIKFSVWSPTEVRKFSVAEITAPETYDEDGMPVQGGLMDNRLGTLEPGQKCATCGNTSAKCPGHFGHIELAEPVLHIAFVDDIHKLLLISCRSCNRIKLEPEELTHYKSIRDTKAAYAVITLENIKDEIIERAKKVKVCPHCGKEQYDLIFTKPTIFVEKTDAGENRLLPITIRERLSHIPDDDLTLLGYDPRTARPEWFVLQVLPVPPVTVRPSIILETGIRSEDDLTHKLVDIIRVNQRLKESKEAGTPPLIVQDLVDLLQYHVTTYFDNEVSGIPQAHHRSGRPLKTLTQRLKGKEGRFRGSLSGKRVDFSSRTVISPDPNLTIADVGVPTDVAKKLTIPETVSQWNVERLKELVMNGPNTYPGANYIIRPDGVKIRLDYVTDRKAIADSLAPGYIVERHLADGDIVIFNRQPSLHRMSIMAHSVKVLPYRTFRLHPAVCPPYNADFDGDEMNLHVPQSEEARAEATLLMRVQDQLISPRYGGPIIGGIRDFITGAFMLTRDGTTLTKDEFANLAMIGGYEGPLPEPAITKDGQRLYSGRQLFSLFLPKDFNFIITSKWNKAAKGEGKDVVIKNGELISGVIDKASIGAEEPDSVLHRIAKDYGTNAARKFLDSILTMLKTYITHRGFTYGYSDLWLSPETRQEINDIIQKTYEKVYELIQQYNDGTLPLTRGLAAEEALELYVVNELSRARDRAGRTADRAFPDENSGVIMASTGARGSTLNIGQMTAALGQQSIRGKRIQKGYHNRALSHFKPNDANPDAKGFVKSNYRDGLSPLEFFFHAMGGREGLVDTAVRTQQSGYMQRRLINALEHLKIEYDQTVRDPHGNIVQYLYGEDGIDPAKSDHGEAVNISRLIEAESIVDEGRKATEDVIKSIIAKYAENLNPRMKANLEKALLENRLSKEGVEKVMKKVLDLIDRALAEPGEAVGVVTAQSIGEPGTQMTLRTFHFAGVKERNVTLGLPRLIELVDARKKPVTPTMDIYLDEEHRVSREKALEVAREILFTRIGDLIERSETDYSGVLTFHLSEAKLAERGCTFADVQEVLEGSKKKYTVKPNENKLSIKITVPDEPDAQTLLTLKSKLLNTRVKGVPDIERVTIVKQDEEWVIQTAGSNLAKVVAVDGVDLTRVTTNNVYEIWQTLGIEAARTALIKEITNTLEEQGLEVDTRHIMLVADLMTSKGYLQQIGRHGIAGTKTSVLARAAFEITVPTIARASLEGQIETLKGVTENVIVGATVPVGTGMVDLYMKVKDSNNESAGKSD from the coding sequence ATGATGGAAGAATCTGCAAAAATTTTGGGCGGAATAAAGTTCAGCGTATGGTCGCCTACTGAAGTGAGAAAGTTCTCTGTCGCCGAGATAACGGCCCCAGAGACGTACGATGAAGATGGTATGCCGGTGCAGGGAGGCCTTATGGACAACAGGCTAGGAACTCTGGAGCCGGGTCAAAAGTGCGCCACCTGTGGCAACACTTCTGCAAAATGCCCTGGCCACTTTGGACACATCGAGCTTGCCGAGCCGGTGCTCCACATCGCATTTGTAGACGACATCCACAAGCTTCTGCTGATATCGTGCAGGTCGTGCAACAGGATCAAGCTCGAGCCGGAAGAGCTCACCCACTACAAGTCGATCCGTGACACAAAGGCAGCCTACGCGGTCATTACGCTTGAAAACATCAAGGATGAGATAATCGAGCGGGCCAAGAAGGTCAAGGTCTGCCCGCACTGCGGCAAGGAGCAGTACGACCTGATATTCACAAAGCCAACTATATTTGTAGAAAAGACGGACGCCGGCGAAAACAGGCTGCTGCCAATCACGATACGCGAAAGACTGAGCCACATCCCAGACGATGACCTGACTCTGCTAGGCTACGACCCCCGGACTGCAAGGCCAGAATGGTTCGTGCTCCAAGTGCTGCCAGTGCCGCCGGTGACGGTCAGGCCGTCAATCATACTTGAAACAGGCATCAGGTCGGAGGACGACCTTACCCACAAACTCGTTGACATCATCAGGGTGAATCAGCGCCTCAAGGAGAGCAAGGAGGCAGGAACCCCTCCGCTCATCGTGCAGGACCTCGTCGATCTGCTGCAGTACCATGTCACGACGTACTTTGACAACGAAGTGTCTGGCATCCCGCAGGCCCACCACAGGTCGGGCAGGCCGCTCAAGACCCTGACCCAGAGGCTCAAGGGCAAGGAGGGAAGGTTCAGAGGCTCGCTTTCAGGCAAGCGCGTCGACTTTTCAAGCAGGACGGTGATCTCGCCGGATCCCAACCTTACGATCGCGGACGTTGGCGTGCCGACCGATGTTGCCAAAAAGCTCACGATACCCGAGACCGTTTCGCAGTGGAACGTAGAAAGACTCAAGGAGCTGGTGATGAATGGCCCCAACACATACCCGGGCGCAAATTACATCATAAGGCCAGACGGGGTCAAGATAAGGCTGGATTATGTTACCGATAGAAAGGCAATAGCCGACTCGCTTGCTCCGGGATACATCGTAGAGCGCCACCTTGCAGACGGCGACATTGTGATCTTTAACAGGCAGCCGTCGCTCCACAGGATGTCCATAATGGCGCACAGCGTCAAGGTGCTCCCCTACAGGACGTTCCGCCTGCACCCTGCAGTCTGCCCGCCCTACAACGCCGACTTTGACGGGGACGAAATGAACCTGCACGTACCGCAGAGCGAAGAGGCGAGGGCCGAAGCCACCCTTCTCATGAGGGTGCAGGACCAGCTGATATCGCCAAGGTATGGCGGACCCATCATTGGAGGCATCAGGGACTTTATTACCGGTGCATTCATGCTGACCCGCGACGGAACCACGCTGACAAAGGACGAGTTTGCAAACCTTGCGATGATAGGCGGCTACGAAGGGCCGCTGCCAGAGCCTGCAATAACAAAGGACGGCCAAAGGCTCTACTCGGGCAGGCAGCTCTTCTCGCTGTTCCTGCCAAAGGACTTTAACTTTATCATCACATCAAAATGGAACAAGGCCGCAAAGGGCGAGGGCAAGGATGTCGTCATAAAGAACGGCGAGCTCATAAGCGGCGTGATCGACAAGGCGTCGATCGGCGCAGAAGAGCCGGACAGCGTGCTCCACAGGATCGCCAAGGACTATGGCACAAACGCTGCAAGAAAGTTCCTCGATTCGATCCTTACCATGCTCAAGACGTACATTACCCACAGGGGATTCACATATGGCTACTCTGACCTGTGGCTCTCGCCAGAAACAAGACAGGAGATAAATGACATTATCCAAAAGACCTACGAAAAGGTCTATGAGCTGATACAGCAGTATAACGACGGAACGCTGCCGCTCACAAGGGGTCTTGCTGCTGAAGAGGCACTTGAACTGTATGTGGTAAACGAGCTGTCACGCGCACGCGACCGCGCGGGCAGGACGGCCGACAGGGCGTTCCCCGACGAGAACTCGGGCGTCATAATGGCGTCAACAGGCGCAAGGGGCTCGACCCTCAACATAGGCCAAATGACTGCGGCCCTCGGCCAGCAGTCGATCAGGGGCAAGAGGATCCAAAAGGGCTACCACAACAGGGCACTGTCGCACTTCAAGCCCAACGACGCCAACCCAGACGCAAAGGGCTTTGTCAAGTCAAACTACCGCGACGGCCTGTCGCCGCTTGAATTCTTTTTCCACGCAATGGGCGGAAGAGAAGGCTTGGTTGACACTGCAGTCAGGACGCAGCAATCTGGCTACATGCAGAGAAGGCTCATCAACGCGCTGGAGCACTTGAAGATTGAGTACGACCAGACTGTGCGCGATCCGCACGGCAACATCGTCCAGTACCTGTATGGCGAGGACGGAATTGACCCTGCCAAGAGCGACCACGGCGAAGCCGTCAACATTTCAAGGCTCATTGAAGCTGAATCAATAGTAGACGAGGGAAGGAAGGCGACCGAGGATGTCATCAAGAGCATCATTGCCAAGTATGCCGAGAACCTCAACCCGAGGATGAAGGCTAACTTGGAAAAGGCGCTCCTTGAAAACAGGCTGAGCAAGGAAGGAGTTGAAAAAGTCATGAAGAAGGTGCTCGACCTGATCGACAGGGCGCTTGCCGAGCCGGGAGAGGCAGTCGGAGTCGTCACCGCGCAGTCGATAGGCGAGCCGGGAACCCAGATGACCCTCAGGACATTCCACTTTGCTGGCGTCAAGGAGAGAAACGTGACGCTTGGCCTTCCGAGGCTCATCGAGCTCGTGGACGCGCGCAAAAAGCCGGTGACGCCCACGATGGACATTTACCTCGACGAGGAGCACAGGGTGTCCAGAGAAAAGGCGCTTGAAGTCGCAAGAGAGATACTGTTCACCCGGATAGGGGACCTTATCGAGAGGTCGGAGACTGATTATAGCGGCGTGCTGACGTTCCATCTGTCAGAGGCGAAACTGGCAGAGCGGGGATGCACCTTTGCCGATGTGCAGGAAGTCCTTGAAGGATCAAAGAAGAAATACACAGTCAAGCCAAACGAGAACAAGCTCTCGATCAAGATAACGGTTCCTGACGAGCCGGATGCGCAGACTCTGCTGACGCTCAAGAGCAAGCTGCTCAACACTAGAGTAAAGGGCGTGCCGGACATTGAGCGCGTTACAATCGTAAAGCAGGACGAAGAGTGGGTGATCCAGACTGCAGGCTCTAACCTTGCAAAGGTGGTGGCAGTCGACGGCGTCGACCTCACAAGGGTCACCACGAACAATGTGTATGAGATATGGCAGACGCTTGGCATCGAAGCCGCAAGAACAGCGCTAATCAAAGAGATCACAAACACACTTGAAGAACAGGGTCTTGAAGTGGACACGCGCCACATCATGCTGGTCGCCGACCTGATGACGTCCAAGGGCTACCTCCAGCAGATAGGCAGGCATGGCATCGCCGGAACAAAGACATCGGTGCTTGCAAGGGCCGCGTTCGAGATCACAGTCCCGACAATTGCAAGAGCCTCGCTTGAAGGCCAGATTGAGACGCTGAAAGGAGTAACAGAAAACGTTATAGTGGGTGCCACTGTACCTGTCGGCACTGGAATGGTAGACCTCTACATGAAGGTGAAGGATAGTAACAATGAAAGTGCTGGAAAAAGTGATTAG